The following are encoded in a window of Urocitellus parryii isolate mUroPar1 chromosome 7, mUroPar1.hap1, whole genome shotgun sequence genomic DNA:
- the Ppy gene encoding pancreatic polypeptide prohormone: MAAAHRCLSLLLLSTCVALLLRPLLGAWGAPLEPVYPGDNATPEQMAQYAAELRRYINMLTRPRYGKRDKEDTLDFLEWDSPHAAASRELSPMDL; the protein is encoded by the exons ATGGCTGCTGCACACCGCTGCCTCTCCCTGCTGCTCCTGTCCACCTGTGTGGCTCTGTTGCTGCGGCCGCTGCTGGGTGCCTGGGGAGCGCCACTGGAGCCAGTGTACCCCGGGGACAATGCTACGCCAGAGCAGATGGCCCAGTATGCGGCTGAGCTCCGCAGATATATCAACATGCTGACCAGGCCTAG gTATGGAAAAAGAGATAAGGAGGACACCCTGGACTTCTTGGAATGGGACTCCCCCCACGCAGCTGCCTCCAG GGAGCTGAGCCCGATGGACTTGTAA